One Oncorhynchus masou masou isolate Uvic2021 chromosome 2, UVic_Omas_1.1, whole genome shotgun sequence genomic region harbors:
- the LOC135553294 gene encoding solute carrier organic anion transporter family member 3A1-like: MLAQGTVGAYLVSVLTTLERRFNLQSADVGVIASSFEIGNLALILFVSYFGAKAHRPRLIGCGGLVMALGALLSALPEFLTHQYEYEAGDGWHAEDGRDVCSNMTRTEGRDSAFLCGNKSNTNMMYLLLIGAQVLLGIGATPVQPLGVSYIDDHVKRKDSSLYIGEYINLI; encoded by the exons ATGCTGGCGCAGGGGACGGTTGGCGCGTATCTG GTGAGTGTTCTGACCACCCTGGAGCGTCGCTTCAACCTCCAGTCCGCCGACGTTGGCGTGATCGCCAGCAGCTTCGAGATCGGCAACCTGGCCCTCATCCTATTTGTCAGCTACTTCGGCGCAAAGGCCCACCGGCCGCGTCTGATTGGCTGTGGGGGCCTCGTCATGGCGCTGGGCGCGCTGCTCTCCGCCCTGCCAGAGTTCCTGACCCACCAGTATGAGTATGAGGCCGGGGATGGGTGGCACGCGGAGGACGGGAGGGATGTGTGTTCCAACATGACCAGGACTGAGGGCAGAGACTCTGCCTTCCTGTGTGGGAACAAGTCCAACACCAACATGATGTACCTGCTGCTGATAGGGGCCCAGGTACTGCTGGGGATCGGGGCAACACCTGTACAGCCTCTAGGGGTGTCCTACATAGACGACCACGTTAAGAGGAAAGACTCCTCTCTGTATATAGGTGAGTATATCAACCTTATATAA